In Burkholderia savannae, the DNA window TCGCCAACAACACCATCGTCGAGCTGCTGCCGAACCGGAACAAGTCGACGGTGGAACGGTACTTCTACGGGCTCGAAGGGCGTGACAGGGTGCAATACGTCGCAATGGACATGTGGCGGCCGTACCGGGACGCCGCGCACGCCGTCCTGCCGCATGCGACGGTCATCGTGGACAAGTTCCACGTCGTGCGCATGGCCAACGACGCCGTGGAGTCCGTGCGCAAGGCCACCCGCAAGAACCTGACGGCCAAGCAGCGCCGCACGCTCATGCGCGACCGGTTCGTGCTGCTCAAGCGCGAGCGCGACCTGACCGATCAGGAGCGTCTGCTGATGGAAGGCTGGACGCTGAACTACCCGCTGCTCGGCGAGGCGTACCGGCTCAAGGAAGCCTTCTATGGCATCTACGACAGCGCGAGCCCGGACGAGGCGCATGATGCCTTCGGTGACTGGTACAGGTCCATCCCCCACGGCCTGCACGGGCACTTCGAGCCGCTGACCAAGGCGTTCCAAAACTGGATGCCGGAGATTCTTACGTACTTCGCTCACCCGATCACGAACGCCTACACGGAAAGCCTGAACAACCTGATCCGGGTGATGAACCGGCTGGGCCGGGGGTACAGCTTTGAAGCGCTGCGGGCGAAGATCCTGTTTGCCGAGGGGGCCTTCAAGCGGACCAACAGCCGGCCGAAGTTCGAGCGCCGCGTGCGGCCGGCGGATCTGAAGGAAGTGCTGGAGTACGGCGTGCCGGAAGATGCGGTGGCGATGACCGATCTGATCGTCGTGGAACCGCCCGAGAAGAAGCCGCGCGAGAAGTCCGGATCAACACAAGCGCCGAAGAACTACGGCGTGGACATATCAACACTGGCGCAGTTGATCGAGACGGGTGAAATCTGACCCGTTTCAACCGCGAAAAACGGATACCCTTTTTTCTTAATCGCCGGCGAAGATGAGTACCAGCAGCAGCACTAAGCGGAAGATACGCCACGTGCCGCTGGCCCACAGCGCGCCGATTGCACCACCGAACAGAAACAGCATGGCGAGGTCGCTCGCCCCTGCCTTGTACATGAAACAGCCCGCCAGCCAGATGGCCGAGCACATCATCACGATAATGAGGCGGCGCAAAACGAAGGGCAACGCATTGAAACCGCGTACGATGGCCGAAGTGAAGCCCCCGATCGTGCTCATTCTTCACCTTGGCGTTGAGCGGCAGAGAGCGCTTCTGCGCAGTAGTAGCCCGCGACCGCGAACGCAACTGCGCAGGCGAGAAAGAGCGGCGACGTGAGCTTGTCTACGATTTCACCGGTGCGAATCCACTCGATCAGTTCCAGCATGTTTTTCTCCTTATCTATCGGCGCAAGACATGGAACACGCCTTGGACACCGACCTCACACAGCAATTTTCTCAGGCCTATACAAAAAGCAAATCCCGAAAAATCGGGCTGGCCTAAGATTAAAGCCACGTCCCGAGTTGATCGTGAAGCGCATCGCCGAAGTCCGCGCTGTCGAGGTTTCCATCCCCAACGTGGATTACTTGAAAACCCTCGCTATCACCCGCACTTGAGTCGCGTAGCTGCGGTGCTTGTCGTGCCGCCGGCGGAGGGAGTGGCGTGGCCACTCGTGGTGCGGCGACGACGTGCCCGATCATTTCCAGACGCAGGGCTGATTCCGCCAGCGCCTTGAGGACGGCGGCCCGACGACGGGCCGTAGGACACGCGCTCAACCGCTCGAACAGCAGCGGCGACACGAGCTCGTTGATCGTGATGGTCATCTCGATCTTGTCGCTCATGCCACCTCCTTAACGACGCTCGCGGGCGATCGTCGATTCGCCGACCAGCAGGAATCCCCGCACGTTTGCAAGGCACGGCGCGTCGATCAATTCGATCACCACGCGCGGGAAGGCGCGGCGGATCACCGCCGCATATAGTGCCGCTCCTCCACCGGACAGGATGATCGACCGGACGTTCGCCAGCCGGCCGACGTTGTTCTGCATTTCCTTCACGACGCCTGAAATCAGCGGTTGCGCTTGCTCGAGATAGGGTGCGAGATCAATGTTGGTGCCAAAGAAGAAGAACGGCGTCTGCTCACGCAGCGCTTTGTCGATCCGCTCGATATCCTCCACTGCGTCGCCCTGGTCCCGGGCGATCAGCGACGCGATCCGCTGATAGATCTGCGATGCGCCGCCCGGCATACCGCTGCTGCGCTTGTCGTCCATCGTGAAACCGCTCGCGTAGACCCAATCGGTCGTGAAGTAACCGACGTCGACGACGAGATGCTCGACGTCCCGCGCGAAGCCACCTTGCCGACCGCTGGACGCGAGAACGAGCGAGCCGAGCGGCTGCGGGATCACCATGACCTTGTCGATCGTCACGCGGCCGGCGCCGAAATCCAGTTCGCCAGTGAAGCGTTCCTTGAGTTCGGTCGCGTACTTCTTCATGTTGTGGACGGGTAGGCCGAGCACCAGGCGTTCGATGTGCGACACGCCTGCGAAGTGGATCGCGCCGAAGAGCAGCGCGGCGTAGTTGTCCGAGAGCACGTAGTCGTCCGCGAGTGCGCGCCCCGTGTTGCCGTAGGCGGCGGTCAGCGAGACGTCGGGGCCGACCTCGTACTCGACTAGATCGATGACGATGGTGGCCACTTTGCGCGCGGTCAGGACACCTTCTCCGTAGCCGGCGATGGCGCGACTGGCAGCAAGCGGTGCGAGGGAAGGGAACATGCCTGCGACGATGGAATTGTTCGCGGCACGGTGGGCATACTTCGTGTTGCCGTAGCCGACGTCGATAGCAAAGACTGCGGTTTTCAAGGGTGACTCCTTTGGTCGATGGTTCATGGAAAGCAGGTGCAATGTCGAATCTGAAGTCGACCTACGGTACGACCTAAATTCGAAAGTCCTAGATAAAGTCGGACATTGAGGATGGGTCGTCTCCGAAGTCGGACATAAAGTGGGAGATAGCAGAGCTGGGCCCGTCAATCTCCCGGATAAGGTCCGAGATTGCGTGATCCAGTCTATCGAGCGGGTCGCAAAGTCAAGTTTCGGAAAGCCGTGCACTTCCCGTCAGCTTTCGCGCTGTCGAGCGTGACAAATCGGCCTATTCTTGGCATCACCTACCGCGTCATCGACGCATCGAACCCGAGCACCAGGCGCTCACACCTTCCTTCTGGCCCGTCCTGGGCCTTCTACGCAGTGAAATGTCCGGGCCGCACATTGACGCGGCCTTCTTTTGAAGCAAATCAAGTACACAGTGGTCCACCTTGAGGACCCCTGGACAGTGCGATATCCATACGATTGGCGGCGGTTTGTCGCAATGGGATGCAATGAGGACATGTGGACGCCGGACAGCGGACAGTTCACGTGGCCTCGATTGCGTCTACTCACGCCCTTTCAGCGAACGAGCTGGGTGCGTTCAGGAAGCCCGATACACCGCGGCCGACATGAACGTGCTTGGGGGCGGGGGAAGTCTTGCGATCCGGAGAAGCCGGCGTCGCGATTCCCCGATTGGAAGAACGAACGGTAGGCGCAGCCGTAACCAAAATGCGCAACAGGAATTGCCCGGCACTTAGCCCGGCGCCGGCGACCGCGAGGATCGTCGACGCCGAGACGCGCAAGCGTCAGGCTGGCAGGGTAGCCACGAAGCTGGACTGGGCGGAGGCAATCCGCGCAGCGCGTCCGACAAGCGGGCGCGAAATGATCGGTGACGGTTTGCGCGAAGCGGGGGCCGCGTCGGTCATGGCAGCAGGATGGACGGTCGGAACGCATGTACTTCCCATGCGTCGGGCTGATCGGATGGAATCGCTAAAGGACAGGAAGGGCGGGACCGCACCGGCGGATTCCGGCGGAGCCGCTTGCGCGATAGCGATGGCGGTAGAGGGATAGTCCAGCGTGGTGCCAGGTAGGGGCACGCAACGGACGGTTAAGGTGAACGTCTATGGGGCCGATCTGAACTGTCGGGAACACTCCGCGTTGTCTGACGCGAGGAAAGCCTGCGCGAAGCGGGCGCTGACGGTCGATGCCGAATTCCCAGCGCAGAGACGAATGTCCCACGCGCGGGTTGGGTTGAACGATGACACCTACCGCGTTGGAGTGATTTTCGACGCGTGGCGCCGCGGAGACCTGTGCTTGACGAAGCACCAGGGCTGTACGTTGTGTTCGCAAGCGGGAGTCGGCGTGAGCCCCTCGGGCCAGGGGCGATGATGTCGTCGCGCCGAGATGTGGGACGACGTCGCGGGGAAACGCGACGTGCTTGGCATGACCGATTAATGGTATTGAGCGGCGGGTGATGTCCGCTGGGTGCAAGCGGCGTTGGCCGCAAGGAGTAGGAGTATGGCTGCGATCCTCAACGTCCGAGCTGTTGTGGGCCGCTATCGACTGCCGCCGGAGTTTCGCGATGCACTGCTGGTGCTGTTCGATCAGCATGTCGCCGAGATCCACAGCACGACGAGGATCAGCAAACGTGCGTTGTCGATCAAGACGCAGGAATACCGGGCGACCGCGATCTGCAAGGCGTTCGTCGAACTGCGTGACGGCGGGTTCGCCCTGCAAACGCCGTGGTCGTTGAAGGAGAAGCACATCGAGTACTTGATCGATCGATGGGTGAAGGCTGAACAGTCCGGCGGCACGATCGAGAACAAGCTCACCTACTTGCGGGCACTCGCGCAGTGGCTAGGTAAGGCGAACCTCGTCGGCACGCTCGGCGACTACGTCGATCGCCGCGAGGCCGGCCTCGAGCGCAGCTACGTCGCAACCGAAGACAAATCGTGGGTGGGGAACGAGGTGGACGCGGCGGCCAAGATCGAAGAGATCGCGAAGACATGTCCATACACGGCTGTGCAACTCAAGCAGCAGGCCGCTTTTGGCTTGCGCGTCGAAGAGAGCTTCATGCTGCGTCCGGTGGAGGCGGTTCGCGATCCGAATGTACTGGCGGTGACGTGCGGGACAAAGGGCGGGCGGCCGCGGGAGGTGCCGATCGAACGGAAGGTTGCGATTCTCGAGGAAGCTGCGCGGCTGAGCAACGGCGTCACGGGGTCCACGATTCCAGTCGGCCGGACGTTGAAGCAGTGGCGCGACTGGTATTACTACGTGCTCGCCAAGCATGGCGTGACGAAAAGCGGGATCGGTGTGACGAGCCATGGGTTGCGTCACGAGTATCTGCAGACGCTCTACGAACAGGTCGCGGCAGCGCCGGCACCGATCAAGGGATCGGCGGCGCGCCCGGATGCGGCCGCCCATGCGGAAGCCAAGCGCCGAGTGGTGGAGGCCGCTGGACACAGCCGCAAGTCGAAGGCGAATGCGTACCTGTCAACGTTTGTGCGGCAGGACATGCTGAAGAAAGCGCTGCCGACCGTCGAGAAAGTAGAAACGGCGCTCGACGCGGCCGGCGGGAACAAGAGTCATGCCGCGGCGGCGCTGGGCATTTCACGTCAGGCGCTGTATCGCATCCTGGGCATGCCCGGGAAAACTATGACAGGTTAACTGAGGGGACAATCGGCATTCGGCCACCAAGGGACAGTCGACTAGTTTCATCGAATGACCGAAGTTCGGCGTATATTTGACGCCGAATGGGTCCGCCACGCGCGAGAAGGGAACGCAATGCCGAACATACCCGCAATGCTTGTGGCCGCGCACGATATAAGGGCACAGATCGATGGGCTGCTGTTGCGTGGGCGCGTGCAGGATAGTGGCGAACATCGCGTCGCTGCAACGCTGTGTCTGACTATCGCCGAACAGTTTGCGGCGACCCTGCACTTGATAGAGGGCGGCTTCTCGTCCCATGCACCAGTCATGGTACGCTCAATGCTAGAGGGACATGCGAATCTGCTGAACCTAGTAAGCGACCCTGCATTCGTCGACCAGATCAGGTACGACAACGCGCGTGCCGATGTCGTGTTGTTCACTGAATATGCGGCGGACCCCGAGATGCAGGGCAACGCGGACGCGCAGGAAACATTGGCCAAATGGAAAGCCGATGCGGAACCGGTGCGCGATGAGTTGGAAGCGAAGGGCTATGGCAAGCTCGACGTGTACCAGCGATTCAAGAGAGCAAACATCTTGTCTACATACGTGGCCTACCGCGTCTTTTGCTCGTTCGCACATAACCAACTCACAACATTGTTGGCGCGTCATGCTGACCGTTTCGAGCTTCGCTACCATGTCGAAGCGCCGAAAGCGCTAACTGCCAGCCTGCTGAATGTAGCCGTCAGCATTTTGTGCCAAGCGGTTGTAACGGCATCGCACTACACCGACCTGACCGACGCCGAGCTGCGGCAAGTAATCGACGCTGCCGACGCAACATGGAGCGCAGCGCAGGCACTCGTCGAGTAGGCCCCGGTTAGCTGGGCGGGCTGGAAGCGTAGTGCGCTGCATGGAGAGGGAAGCATGAGCGACCGGACCAGTCGCGCTACTTTACAAACGCCGGAGGGCAAGGCTCTAGTCGAGCGGCGTCCGTCATTGGTTGGCTGTAAGATCAGCGTTCACGGTCACCGATCGAGGTGATCGCGGTGCTGAACTGACTGATCAAATTCACAGAAATCCTCATATGTACTCGTGTTATGGCTGGCATCCATACACTTAACGCGCGCGGCAACGTGCAGCTCCCGGTTATCCGGAAGCACTACGGCTGGACTGATTCGCGCACCTTCCATGAAATTCAGCGCTTTCACATCGATTTCCTAACGATCCTTCGCGCGAAGGGTGTCGACTACTCGTCACTCCGAAGTGCGCTGACGCCGCAGCCGACGAAGCACGAGGCGGCATTTCTTTTCGACGAGCATCGCTGCGAGAACACGTTCGTTCCGGGTGTGGAATGCGCCGACGCGCTGTTCAAGGCGCTCGACCGCAAAACGACGCACAGCATTCTTGGCGGCGAGTTGGTCGACGACAGGGACGAGATCGCACGCGCGCTGCTTCGCCGTTCAGCGATTGTCTCCAAAGACTTGAACTTCAAGCATCCATGCTTCTGCTACGTCATCTACGTCAACAACCTTTCCGAGGGCAGCGTCACCGCCATCGACAGCAAGCTACGGGCACACAAAGCCTACCTTGGCTACGTCCCTTGCACCTATGCAAGCCTTGCCAAGACATTCGTGTCGATGCATCTCGTGAATCTGGTGATCAAGCAGGGAAATACCGTCATCCTCGGACATGAGGATGACCGGCCGAACACCGAGAACTGCAACCTGCATCTCCATGACTACACAGCCCTTGGCCTCCAGCTAAAGAGCCTTCAGTCGATGTACTTCGACACCTTCTTGTCCTACAAGCCCGAGCAGATGTTCCTAAAGGAGTCGGACGACGATCTTGAAATCGCGTTGCGAGCGATGTCTAAGGAGATCGCCCCGCTCGATGAGTTCGCAGTTGTCATCGAGGACGACAAATTCGAGAAGTATCTGAAGACCGTGAAGCTTGGGAAAATGATGAAAGCTGGCCTCGCCGACTTGACCAAAGCGGAGCTGGAGGCGGCTATCCGCGAGAAACTGCGGATGAGCTACCTGTACAACATGGAGTGGGTCGATGAGCCCACGCACCAGCTCAGCAAGTTCAACATCATGCTCGAATTCCCGAGGGCAGACGGGTATCCGGAGCGAATGGTCGTTTCCCTCGAATACCGGCCCGTCGAGCGCGTGCTGCGACTGGTGACGGTTTCATGAGTTATCACGTTCTCGTGCGAACGCCGGGCCTTGATCTGCAGCCGAATCGTGCAATTCCAGAAGGTCACTGCACCGGAAGGTGTCGGTCTGATCGGCCACCGGTCTCCAAAAGTCGTGGGGATGTCGCGTCCGCTATTCGCTGCATTGCGGCCGTTTAGCGGTATATGGCGAACGGCCACACTGGGTCGTAAACGGACATCGATTATGAGAGCAGGAAAGCCGCGAGCACGCCGTCGACCGACCATCCATCGCGAAGACATGACTGGCGCATGGAGTGGCTCCCACGCAGAGGCGCGGCCTCAGCATCCTGTGACGACGCCGATCCTTGTTGTGGCCAAGACCGGCGACTCCCTCCCGCTGGTGCCAGCGGTGGCTGCGTAGCGGCTGCCGGCAGTCTCGCCGCTGCGAGCTCCTATCCCTGCGCCGCTTTCGGACATTCAACGGCGGCGCACAGAACTGTTCGATGTTTTCGAAGCCTCCCACAACCTGCCCATGGCGGAATTCGCGCGCTGGATCAGCTACGAGGTGAAGGCAGGCAACCTGCTGGCCATGAACGTGGGCAATCGTGGACAGCGTGTTCGGGACCGGCATTTTGATCCGCTTGAGCACGGTCTGATCCAAGCGATGATGAAGCTGAACCGGGACGCCGATCCGTGGACGATCTACCACGCGCTCCTCGAATCACGTACAGCGTTGAGCCGCCGCAACACGCTGTAGAGCGTGACCTCGACCAATCTGGACAAGGTCATCATGGCCGTTTTCAACGCCGTCAAGGAGGCCACCATGTTGAGCGCATTATGAGCGTTCGTCAGCAGCAGTAGTGCCCGGCAAAGTCTCGTCGGAGCAATGTCCCTTGGAAGCCTAGATACTTGCGCACGGCGCGCAAACATCCCGAGCGTTCAGATCGCCACGGGGACTCCCTGTGACGTATCCCGCCGCGGCCTTCGAAAGAGTCCTCGATTGATTTGACTGCTGGTAAAATGGCAAACTCAAGATGGGTTGAGGCGAGCTAGGTGGTCGCCGCCGAGGATCAATATGAACGTAGGACAAGCGATTCGCTGGTTTCGCCAGCATAGGGGCATCTCACAGGGCGACGTGGCCCGCCGCGCCGCATGTTCCGTCTCTTACCTGTCGCTTCTTGAGAACAACAAGCGCGACCCTACGCTTTCTATGGTCGCGAAAATTGCAGACGCTTTGCATGTGCCCGTCGGGACATTGTTTCTGGTGGCTGCCGAGCCCTCTGACCTGGGGTTCATCGACGAACGTCTGGTTGATGAATTGCGGCGCGCGGTGGTGTCATCGGCGCCGGCTGATCGGAATGAGGTCACGCATGGCTGATTCGCAGCTTGCAACGATTCGTAGGGAGGTAGCCTATCATGGCCAGCGCTGATCAACTCAGGGCGCTCGTGAAGTCACATATCAACCGTGACGATGGCCAGTTCTATTCCGTGGCGATGCAGGTGGCAGCGCATGAGGCCAAGGTCGGGCACGGCAAGTTGGCTGAAGAGCTACGTGACATGATCGACGCCGCGAAGTCCCGTGGGCTCAACGCAGAGCCAGGCAAGCTGGTGCCGCTTGCCAAACCGCGTGGCGAACTGGCCAATCTGCTGCATGTGACCTATCCCAAGAGCCGGCTGGTCGACATGGTCCTGGATGCAGGCGTCGTCGAACAAATCCAGCGCATCCTGAAGGAGCAGCGCTTGAACGCGCGCATACGCGAGCACGGGCTATCGCCGCGACGCAAGCTGCTGCTCGTAGGGCCCCCTGGCACAGGAAAGACGATGACCGCCTCGGTGCTGGCCGGCGAACTTGGCGTGCCGCTCTTTCTGGTGCGCCTCGATGCGCTGATCACCAAATTTATGGGCGAAACCGCGGCCAAGCTGCGCCAGGTGTTCGACGCCATCAGCGACGTTCGCGGCGTGTACTTTTTCGACGAGTTCGATGCCATTGGATCTCAGCGTGGGCTGGCGCACGACGTGGGAGAAATACGGCGCGTGCTCAACAGCTTCCTGCAGATGATCGAGCACGACCAGTCTCACAGTCTGATCGTCGCCGCGACCAACCATCCCGAGATCCTCGACTACGCGCTCTTTCGCCGATTTGATGATGTCCTGGAGTACCACTTGCCCAGCGCTCAGCAAGCGGGAGAACTGATTCGCAGTCGACTCGCGCGATTTGCGCCGAAGCCGCTCGCGTTGAAGTCCTTGGTGGCCAAAGCGGAAGGTCTTAGCTATGCAGAGATCCGGCGCGCGGTGGACGAAGCGATCAAGGAAACCGTGATGCACGAAGGCGAGCAGGTTTCGACGCAGATGCTCGTTCGAGCATTGGAGGAACGACGTCGCCTGAGCGCACGACTCGAAAATAACAGCAAACCGTCCAGAGATGCCACCAGAGGCCGATAAGCGTCCCCACCTCGTACTTCACAACACGTCTGAGGCCGTTGCCTTTACAGCACACAGCCCGGGGGGCGGTTCGTCGCCGACACTACCGGCGAGGGATCGACAAACACATGGCCAGGCGCTTCAGGGACAGCTGCAAGCGCTCAGACCATTGATGGCGCAGGCAACACAGGCCCAGCGAGAAAGCGGTATGGAAAGCGGCCTCGGCCTTCAGGTCGAATTCGAGGGCCAGCCCGACGTTGAACTGGCTTTCCAGAGCCTCGGAAACGAGACGAAGCACATCGAGTTGCTCAGCGTCCGCAAGGCGGGCGACGTGACCTTTGCCAACGTGTTCGTTCCTGATGGCAAGCTGGAGCACTTCGAGACCTACGTCGCCGAGTACCTGGCTGACCGCAAGGGTGCATCTGGTCAATCGCTCGACCACAAGCCACTGCTGAACACTATCGCGTCTATCCGTCAAGCAGAGCTACGCGCACTGTGGACCGACGACCCGGCACTCCTACCCGACGACGCTGGCACAGCGTTCTGGTGGGAAGTGTGGCTGCCGGTACGAGAAGATCGGCTGAAGGTTGTTGAAGATTTTCGGAAACTTGCGCAGTCGGCAGATTGCGAAGTCAGCGAGCACCAGGCGAATTTTCCCGAGCGAACAGTCATCACGATGTTCGGATCCGAAGCGCAGTTGAGCCAGTCGGTGCTGCTACTCAACTGCGTTGCCGAACTTCGCAAGGCGAAGGACACGGCTGAATTCTTCGATGGGATGGGTGTTGAAGAGCAAGGCGCGTGGATGGACGACATGCTGGCGCACGCCGTTTGGCCTGCTGCCGGCGCGCCGCATGTCTGCCTCATCGACTCGGGGGTCAATCGTGGTCATCCGATGCTGGCGCCGCTGCTGCACGGGCCCGACCAGCACACTGTCAACCCCGCCTGGGGAGTCGACGACACAGCCAATCACGGGACTGGCCTGGCAGGTCTGGCTACCTACGGCGAACTCACCGCGGCCGTGGGACAGGCCGCGCCAGTCACGGTGACGCATCGACTGGAGTCTGTGAAGCTCGTTTCCGAAGAGGGCGACAACGCAGGTGACGCCAGGCATCATGCCTACCTGTTCGCCGAGGCGGTCAGCCGACCAGAGATCACCCATCCCGACCGTGCGCGGGTTTTCGCGACGGCGGTCACCGCATCCGACTACCGTGATCGCGGTCGCCCCTCCTCGTGGTCGGCGATGCTTGACCGCCTTGCGTCAGATGTCGATGGCGGAGGCGAAACCCCGCGGCTGTTCGTTCTGGCATCTGGCAACACCCGCAGTCACGACGCTTGGATGACGTATCCCGATAGCTTGGCGACGAACCTCGTGCACGACCCGGGACAAGCTTGGAATGCACTGACCGTCGGCGCCTGCACGCACAAGATTGACACTGAAATCGCGGGCCTGGCGGCGATTGCTGCGGAAGGCGGCCTCAGCCCGTACACCACGACATCGCGTACATGGGACAGTGCGTGGCCCTTGAAACCCGACGTGGTTTTCGAAGGGGGCAATGTCGGCAAGGACAAGCTGGGTGCTTCCGGAGTTCCCGCTCTCAATCTGCTCACTACGCACAACGTGCCCGACGAGCGCTTGTTCACGACGACCAATGCGACGAGTGCGGCATCGGCTCTCTGCGCGAGGATGGCCGCCCAGGTCATGGCGGCGTACCCGCAATTCCGGGCTGAAACGGTCCGAGCCCTGATCGTTCACGCCGCTGAGTGGACGCCAGCGATGCGGCAAATGTTCCTGCCTGCCGGTGGGCAACCCAGTAAGCAGGACTATGTGAATTTGATCCGTCATTGCGGCTGGGGAACGCCGGATCTCGAGCTTGCGCTCTGGAGTGCGGGTAACTCGTTGTCTCTGGTCATCGAAGATGCAGTCCACCCTTACACCAAGGAGAAGGGGCGCGGCGTAGTCAGCCGCGATATGAATCTGCATGCGCTGCCATGGCCGAAGGAGGAGCTTGAGGCCCTGCAAAACGCCCGGGTGCAGATGCGAGTCACGCTGTCTTATTTCGTGGAGCCCAATCCATCGGCCCGCGGTGCAACCTCGAAGTTCCACTATCCGTCACATCGCCTGCGATTTGACCTCAAGCGGCCTCTTGAGGCATCAGTCGAGGATTTCGTGGCTCGGATCAACGCGGCCGCGCAGCAGGAAGACGATGGCGCTGCCGCCAACCCTCGCGACGCCGGGTGGCACCTGGGCGACCGACAGCGGCACCGCGGCTCGCTACATCAGGATGTCTGGGAAGGCACCGCCGCGGAGTTGGCCAGCCGCGGTTTTCTAGCCGTCTATCCGTCCGCAGGCTGGTGGCGCACGCGCCCTAGTCTAGAGCGCTACGCCTTGCCCGCTCGCTATAGCCTCATCGTTTCGTTGCGAACGGAGCAGACGGACATCGACCTGTACAGCGTGATCGCGAACAAGATTGCGATCGAGGTCTGATAGTCGGCTCGGACCCCGCAGAGCGCTCATCTCCACGCGCGCAAAAGATGCTGCGAGCAATCTGGACACAGTCATCATGGCCGTTTCCAATGCAGTCAGAGGCCAGCACGTTTGGAAGCGCCGCTTGAGGGCGCTTTGAACGAGGCCAGCGGCCTAACCACTCGTTATCCCCCACCAGGGAGAAGATGACAGCAACGCGCCAGGAAGCAGCCATCCGATGGCCGACATGTCGGATGACCGGGCCGGGTCGATAGTGTTGAAAAACTCTTCCGTCGGGTACCCGAGTGAGTTTTCAGGGGACCGCTTACCCCTAACCGATGCTCACGAGCGGCTTGTAGAGTGATCTGAGAGGCCGATTTTTCTCGGCGCGGTGCGTCCGCGGGTAAAACTGAGTTTTTCAACACTATCGGTCGGACAGCGACATCCGCAGAAATCTGTGTTGTTTTTCGGTCTGATGCGTGATTGCCAGAATGAGTATGGAAATCGTCAGGCATACGCTCATTGAGCGAGGCCGGCGATCGATAAACTGAGTGTGTCTCTCAGGTTCTGGCAAGGCCCTCGGAAAAGCGTAAGCGCTAAATCCGCCACACGTCGTTAGGTGACGTGTTACCGGGTAACATGTTTCGAATCGATAGTTACCGGGTAACGAAGGAGATGCGAGATGACGCAAACGACGGCGCAGCGGCAGGCGGCTTATCGGGCAAGGCGCGAGACGGCAGGCAAGGACGGCAACGGTGATCGACGTCTGGATATGTGGATGAGCACGGAAGCGTATCTTGCTCTGACGCGGTTAGCTCGCCGTTACTCGGTAACGAAGCGCCAGATGCTGGAACGGTTGATCGCGCGGGCAGACGACGCGATTGTGCGCCGACTCGATCCCGATTCGGAACAGTGGGACCAATACTTCGGCCCAGCGCGGTAGCGATCGGAGTTACCCGGTAACGGCTTGCTGTCGAGCGAAGTTGAACGGTAGCAGGTCGCTAATATCGGCATCCGGTGCGCGCTGCGGCAATTCGGTCAGCACGTGCAGCAGATAGGCATGGGGATCGACGCCACAGGCTCGACACGTGAGCATCAGGCTGTAGACCATCGCGCTCGCTTTCGCGCCGTCGACCGTATCGCTGAAGAGCCACGACTTTCTCGCCGTGGCAAACGGCCTGATGTCGCGTTCGATGACGTTGTTGTCTATTGCAAACCGGCCATCGTCCACATAGCGACTCAGGTAAGGCCATTGCCGGAGACAGTAGCCGATCGCCTCGCCTAGCAGGCTCTTGGGCAGAACCTTCGGCGCGAGCTCGTCGAGCCAACTCTTGAAGGCGTTTAGCAACGGCACGCTGTGC includes these proteins:
- a CDS encoding ISL3 family transposase, with the protein product MPANILNLPAYAVLAVEQNDHDYHVNVEVKQPPTQCPHCNSDHLVGFGRREQLVRDLPMHGKRVGMYVGTRRMQCRACSKTFSEPLPEVDEKRAMTKRLVDWIGRQAIKRTFASIAEEVGIVESTVRSVFRDYVNELQQHIRFETPKWMGIDEIHLIRPRGVITNIANNTIVELLPNRNKSTVERYFYGLEGRDRVQYVAMDMWRPYRDAAHAVLPHATVIVDKFHVVRMANDAVESVRKATRKNLTAKQRRTLMRDRFVLLKRERDLTDQERLLMEGWTLNYPLLGEAYRLKEAFYGIYDSASPDEAHDAFGDWYRSIPHGLHGHFEPLTKAFQNWMPEILTYFAHPITNAYTESLNNLIRVMNRLGRGYSFEALRAKILFAEGAFKRTNSRPKFERRVRPADLKEVLEYGVPEDAVAMTDLIVVEPPEKKPREKSGSTQAPKNYGVDISTLAQLIETGEI
- a CDS encoding PRTRC system protein D; this encodes MKTAVFAIDVGYGNTKYAHRAANNSIVAGMFPSLAPLAASRAIAGYGEGVLTARKVATIVIDLVEYEVGPDVSLTAAYGNTGRALADDYVLSDNYAALLFGAIHFAGVSHIERLVLGLPVHNMKKYATELKERFTGELDFGAGRVTIDKVMVIPQPLGSLVLASSGRQGGFARDVEHLVVDVGYFTTDWVYASGFTMDDKRSSGMPGGASQIYQRIASLIARDQGDAVEDIERIDKALREQTPFFFFGTNIDLAPYLEQAQPLISGVVKEMQNNVGRLANVRSIILSGGGAALYAAVIRRAFPRVVIELIDAPCLANVRGFLLVGESTIARERR
- a CDS encoding helix-turn-helix domain-containing protein codes for the protein MAAILNVRAVVGRYRLPPEFRDALLVLFDQHVAEIHSTTRISKRALSIKTQEYRATAICKAFVELRDGGFALQTPWSLKEKHIEYLIDRWVKAEQSGGTIENKLTYLRALAQWLGKANLVGTLGDYVDRREAGLERSYVATEDKSWVGNEVDAAAKIEEIAKTCPYTAVQLKQQAAFGLRVEESFMLRPVEAVRDPNVLAVTCGTKGGRPREVPIERKVAILEEAARLSNGVTGSTIPVGRTLKQWRDWYYYVLAKHGVTKSGIGVTSHGLRHEYLQTLYEQVAAAPAPIKGSAARPDAAAHAEAKRRVVEAAGHSRKSKANAYLSTFVRQDMLKKALPTVEKVETALDAAGGNKSHAAAALGISRQALYRILGMPGKTMTG
- a CDS encoding DUF5677 domain-containing protein, whose amino-acid sequence is MPNIPAMLVAAHDIRAQIDGLLLRGRVQDSGEHRVAATLCLTIAEQFAATLHLIEGGFSSHAPVMVRSMLEGHANLLNLVSDPAFVDQIRYDNARADVVLFTEYAADPEMQGNADAQETLAKWKADAEPVRDELEAKGYGKLDVYQRFKRANILSTYVAYRVFCSFAHNQLTTLLARHADRFELRYHVEAPKALTASLLNVAVSILCQAVVTASHYTDLTDAELRQVIDAADATWSAAQALVE
- a CDS encoding helix-turn-helix domain-containing protein; amino-acid sequence: MNVGQAIRWFRQHRGISQGDVARRAACSVSYLSLLENNKRDPTLSMVAKIADALHVPVGTLFLVAAEPSDLGFIDERLVDELRRAVVSSAPADRNEVTHG
- a CDS encoding AAA family ATPase; this translates as MASADQLRALVKSHINRDDGQFYSVAMQVAAHEAKVGHGKLAEELRDMIDAAKSRGLNAEPGKLVPLAKPRGELANLLHVTYPKSRLVDMVLDAGVVEQIQRILKEQRLNARIREHGLSPRRKLLLVGPPGTGKTMTASVLAGELGVPLFLVRLDALITKFMGETAAKLRQVFDAISDVRGVYFFDEFDAIGSQRGLAHDVGEIRRVLNSFLQMIEHDQSHSLIVAATNHPEILDYALFRRFDDVLEYHLPSAQQAGELIRSRLARFAPKPLALKSLVAKAEGLSYAEIRRAVDEAIKETVMHEGEQVSTQMLVRALEERRRLSARLENNSKPSRDATRGR